A window from Centropristis striata isolate RG_2023a ecotype Rhode Island chromosome 4, C.striata_1.0, whole genome shotgun sequence encodes these proteins:
- the LOC131970721 gene encoding olfactory receptor 2A14-like, which translates to MLNSTSSTLSYLVLGAYVHVGNLTYMYFMITAMLYVVIVIVNTSLIVVICVNRSLHEPMYIFLCSLFVNELYGSTGLFPFLLVQILSDIHTVSVSFCFLQIFCVHTYVCIEFNNLAIMSYDRYLAICCPLRYNTCMTCNKAVIFIIVIWLYSILMFLIPFSLNIRLTRCGNIINGLFCRNYLVVNLACSDTNVNNIVGLFSVLVILVPLFPILFSYVKILKVCFSGSKQTRQKAVSTCTPHLASLLNFSFAVCFEIIQSRFDMSSVPSELRIILSLYFLIIPPLLNPVMFGLQMSKILNTYKNVLRYKLTAFWRNKM; encoded by the coding sequence ATGTTGAATTCAACTTCATCAACTTTGTCTTATTTAGTTCTTGGAGCTTATGTGCATGTTGGGAATTTGACATACATGTATTTTATGATAACTGCAATGCTGTacgttgttattgttattgtcaaCACTTCTCTGATTGTGGTTATCTGTGTGAACAGAAGCTTACATGAACCtatgtacatttttctgtgcagcCTGTTTGTAAATGAACTGTATGGTAGTACAGGGTTGTTTCCATTCCTTCTGGTTCAGATCCTCTCTGACATTcacactgtttctgtttctttttgtttcctgcagatATTCTGTGTGCATACATATGTTTGTATAGAATTTAATAACTTAGCCATCATGTCTTATGACAGATATCTTGCTATCTGTTGTCCTCTGCGATATAACACATGCATGACATGTAACAAAGCAGTTATCTTTATAATTGTTATATGGTTGTACTCTATTCTGATGTTCCTGATTCCTTTTTCCTTAAATATCCGTTTGACACGTTGTGGAAATATCATAAACGGTTTATTTTGCCGTAACTACCTTGTTGTTAACTTGGCCTGTTCTGACACCAACGTGAATAATATTGTTGGACTCTTTTCTGTTCTCGTCATCTTAGTCCCTCTGTTTCCAATCCTTTTTTCTTATGTTAAAATactaaaagtgtgtttttctggctCCAAACAGACAAGACAGAAAGCTGTCAGTACCTGCACACCTCACCTCGCTTCTCTGCTCAACTTTTCTTTTGCTGTctgttttgaaattattcagAGTAGATTTGATATGAGCAGTGTACCCAGTGAGCTGCgtattattctgtctctgtactTTCTCATCATACCACCACTTTTGAATCCTGTTATGTTTGGTTTGCAAATGTCAAAAATTCTGAACACATATAAAAATGTCCTCCGTTATAAACTTACAGCCTTTTggagaaataaaatgtag
- the LOC131970720 gene encoding olfactory receptor 11A1-like: MMNSTQSVFSYFILGGYKDLRTLRYFYFMVTTFLYSIIVCANLLLIVVICVNRSLHEPMYIFLCSLFVNELYGSTGLFPFLLVQILSDIHTVSVSFCFLQIFCLHTYACIEICNLAVMSYDRYLAICRPLQYNTRMTCNKAVIFAIAVWLHCFVKFLITLSLNISLTRCGNIINSLFCRNYLVVKLACSDPKVNNIYGLFGTVNTILIPLLPICFSYIKILKICYAGSKQTRQKAVSTCTPQLASLLNFSFGCLFEVIQSRFDMSSVPSMLRIILLLYFVIIQPVLSPVMFGLQLSKIRNTCKHVLCYKRLAVHGHKM, from the coding sequence ATGATGAATTCAACTCAGTCAgtgttttcatatttcattCTGGGTGGTTATAAGGATTTAAGaactttaagatatttttatttcatggtaactacatttttgtacaGTATCATTGTTTGTGCCAACCTTTTGCTGATTGTGGTTATCTGTGTGAACAGAAGCTTACATGAACCtatgtacatttttctgtgcagcCTGTTTGTAAATGAACTGTATGGTAGTACAGGGTTGTTTCCATTCCTTCTGGTTCAGATCCTCTCTGACATTcacactgtttctgtttctttttgtttcctgcagattTTCTGTTTGCATACATATGCATGTATAGAAATATGTAACTTAGCCGTCATGTCTTATGACAGATATCTTGCTATCTGTCGTCCTCTGCAATATAACACACGTATGACATGTAACAAAGCAGTTATCTTTGCAATTGCTGTATGGTTGCACTGTTTTGTGAAGTTCCTGATTACTTTATCCTTAAACATCAGTTTGACACGTTGTGGAAACATcataaacagtttgttttgcCGTAACTACCTTGTTGTTAAGTTGGCCTGTTCTGACCCCAAAGTGAATAATATTTATGGACTCTTTGGTACTGTTAACACCATTTTAATTCCTCTGCTTCCAATCTGTTTTTCCTACATAAAAATTCTCAAAATCTGTTATGCTGGTTCCAAACAGACAAGACAGAAAGCTGTCAGTACCTGCACACCTCAGCTCGCTTCTCTGCTCAACTTTTCTTTCGGGTGTTTATTTGAAGTAATCCAGAGTAGATTTGATATGAGCAGTGTACCCAGTATGCTGCGTATTATTCTGTTACTGTACTTTGTCATCATACAGCCAGTTTTGAGTCCTGTTATGTTTGGATTGCAATTGTCAAAAATACGAAACACTTGTAAACATGTCCTCTGTTACAAAAGGTTGGCTGTTCACGGACATAAAATGTAG